Proteins from one Desulfonema limicola genomic window:
- the tgt gene encoding tRNA guanosine(34) transglycosylase Tgt, with protein MLHQFKVTAKSSTSKARAGELQLVHGRIKTPVFMPVGTLGTVKSLSPEELIGAGTQIILGNTYHLYLRPGCQVIDLFSGLHDFMHWKGPILTDSGGFQVFSLAKLSKITEQGFSFQSHIDGSKHLLTPEKSIEVQICLNSDIIMCLDQCIQYPAEKKEAEDALNLTTRWAARCKNTWQEKTGGKNALFGIVQGGMFEDLRKISAQALTELDFSGYALGGLSVGEPNEMMYDVAEYSLPILPENKPKYIMGVGTPKDLVELTARGADMFDCVMPSRNARNGQLFTRYGTINISNAVHKTDKNPIDPECGCCTCLNYSRAYLRHLYMSKELLSYRLNTLHNIHYYIKLMETMRQAVCEDRFEEFQKNFYNDLNQGEKYEKKS; from the coding sequence TTGTTACATCAATTTAAAGTTACAGCAAAATCAAGTACATCAAAGGCAAGAGCCGGAGAACTTCAACTTGTTCACGGCAGGATAAAAACACCGGTTTTTATGCCTGTGGGAACCCTGGGAACTGTTAAATCCCTTTCTCCTGAAGAGCTTATAGGTGCAGGTACCCAGATAATTCTTGGCAATACCTATCATCTTTATCTCAGGCCTGGATGCCAGGTTATAGATCTGTTTTCAGGGCTTCATGATTTCATGCACTGGAAGGGTCCTATTCTCACAGACAGCGGGGGATTCCAGGTCTTTTCCCTTGCAAAGCTTTCAAAGATAACAGAACAGGGCTTTTCCTTTCAATCACATATAGACGGATCAAAACATCTTTTAACCCCTGAAAAATCCATTGAGGTACAGATCTGCCTGAACTCAGATATTATCATGTGCCTTGACCAGTGTATTCAGTATCCAGCAGAAAAAAAAGAGGCTGAAGATGCCCTGAATCTTACAACCCGATGGGCTGCAAGGTGCAAAAATACATGGCAGGAAAAGACCGGAGGAAAAAACGCTTTGTTTGGGATTGTTCAGGGCGGGATGTTTGAAGACCTTAGAAAAATATCAGCCCAGGCTTTAACAGAGCTTGATTTCAGCGGATATGCTCTTGGAGGTTTAAGCGTAGGTGAACCCAATGAAATGATGTATGATGTTGCTGAGTATTCCCTGCCCATACTGCCTGAGAATAAACCAAAATATATAATGGGTGTAGGAACCCCTAAAGACCTTGTGGAACTTACTGCACGGGGTGCAGATATGTTTGATTGTGTAATGCCAAGCAGGAATGCGAGAAACGGACAGTTGTTTACAAGATACGGAACTATTAATATAAGCAATGCAGTCCATAAAACAGATAAAAATCCCATAGATCCAGAATGCGGATGCTGTACCTGCCTAAATTATTCCAGGGCCTATTTACGGCATCTTTATATGTCAAAGGAACTTTTGTCTTACCGTTTAAACACGCTTCATAATATCCATTATTATATTAAACTTATGGAAACTATGAGGCAGGCTGTATGCGAAGATAGATTTGAGGAATTTCAGAAAAATTTTTATAATGATTTAAATCAAGGAGAAAAATATGAAAAAAAGAGTTGA
- a CDS encoding pyridoxal phosphate-dependent aminotransferase: protein MTIAEKIGSAITKSSWIRKMFEQGALLKAEHGPGNVFDFSLGNPNVQPPEQFFQVLRDMAGRPGSHAYMPNTGYPDVCQSIAQYLCKEQDSDVNAKDIIMTCGAAGALNVILKTILDPGDEVITPAPYFVEYNAYADNHQGVLKTVKTNPDFTLNLEAVEPAVSDKTKAVLINSPNNPTGQIYSEQSLKELGNLLTKKGKEFNRTIYLLSDEPYRKIVYDQAVVPGIFKCYKESIIATSYSKDLSIPGERLGFIAVNPEASYKSDLLAGMGLANRILGFVNAPAFMQRIVSCLQGVSVDISEYARKRKLLCEGLAECGYEFITPPGAFYLFPKTPIPDDVEFVKELQQELILAVPGSGFGGPGHFRLAFCVDDETIINSLPGFKKVMAKYK from the coding sequence ATGACAATTGCAGAAAAGATTGGATCAGCGATTACAAAGTCTTCATGGATAAGAAAAATGTTTGAACAAGGAGCATTATTAAAAGCTGAACACGGGCCTGGAAATGTATTTGATTTCAGTCTGGGCAACCCCAATGTACAGCCGCCTGAACAATTTTTTCAGGTTCTCCGTGATATGGCAGGCAGACCTGGTTCTCATGCTTATATGCCCAATACAGGGTATCCTGATGTCTGCCAGTCCATAGCTCAATATCTCTGTAAAGAGCAGGATTCAGATGTTAATGCAAAAGATATTATTATGACCTGCGGTGCAGCAGGCGCTCTTAATGTTATTCTTAAAACTATTCTTGATCCAGGAGATGAGGTTATTACGCCTGCTCCTTATTTTGTTGAATATAATGCTTATGCAGATAATCACCAGGGAGTGCTGAAAACAGTTAAGACAAATCCTGATTTTACCTTAAACCTGGAAGCTGTTGAACCAGCAGTTTCAGATAAAACCAAAGCTGTTCTTATCAATTCCCCCAATAATCCGACAGGACAGATATATTCTGAGCAAAGCCTTAAAGAGCTTGGAAATCTTCTCACAAAAAAGGGAAAGGAGTTTAACAGGACTATCTATCTTTTGTCTGATGAGCCGTATAGAAAGATTGTTTATGACCAGGCTGTGGTTCCAGGCATTTTTAAATGTTATAAGGAAAGCATTATTGCAACCTCATATTCAAAAGACCTTTCCATTCCTGGAGAACGTCTTGGCTTTATTGCAGTCAATCCCGAGGCTTCATATAAAAGCGATCTCCTGGCAGGCATGGGCCTGGCAAACCGTATTTTAGGGTTTGTAAATGCTCCTGCTTTTATGCAGCGCATTGTTTCCTGTCTGCAGGGAGTCAGTGTTGATATATCTGAATATGCAAGAAAAAGAAAGCTTCTTTGTGAGGGGCTTGCTGAATGCGGGTATGAATTTATAACCCCGCCTGGAGCATTTTATCTTTTTCCAAAAACCCCGATTCCTGATGATGTTGAATTTGTAAAAGAGCTTCAACAGGAATTAATTCTGGCAGTTCCAGGCAGCGGCTTTGGAGGCCCTGGTCATTTCCGCCTTGCTTTTTGCGTGGACGATGAAACTATTATTAATTCCCTTCCAGGGTTTAAGAAGGTTATGGCAAAATATAAATAA
- the queA gene encoding tRNA preQ1(34) S-adenosylmethionine ribosyltransferase-isomerase QueA: MFSLNDYKYDLPETMIAREPLNQRDRSGLLMLERNTGCISHGIFSDIYDFFSPSDVLVLNNTRVIPGRLIGKKQSGGRVEILILNYKPVNGSNCFSCDCMVKASRRPNPGTRLFFEQGLEAEVLSSKDAVCKLRFTCFGDFDKILDQVGKMPLPPYILRNRENKKEYDDKKNYQTVYASQKGAVAAPTAGLHFTRELLEKIKSKGVQVVYITLHVGYGTFIPVRVPDIRDHKMHSEQFFIPEQTAKAVNSAKKNKGRVIAVGTTSVRTLEYASDENGSLAHGQGNCDLFIYPGYKFKTVNSIITNFHLPESTLLMLVSAFAGRENILNAYNEAVRADYRFYSYGDAMLIA; encoded by the coding sequence TTGTTTTCTTTAAATGATTATAAATATGATCTGCCTGAAACCATGATAGCCAGGGAGCCTTTGAACCAGCGTGACAGATCAGGGCTTCTTATGCTGGAGAGGAATACAGGTTGTATTTCCCACGGGATTTTTTCTGATATTTATGATTTTTTTTCCCCTTCAGATGTTCTTGTTCTTAATAATACCAGGGTAATACCAGGAAGGCTTATCGGAAAAAAACAGAGCGGCGGCAGGGTTGAGATTTTGATTTTAAATTATAAGCCTGTTAATGGTTCAAACTGTTTTTCATGTGACTGCATGGTTAAAGCATCCAGGCGGCCGAATCCAGGAACAAGGTTATTTTTTGAACAGGGGCTTGAAGCAGAGGTTCTCAGTTCAAAGGATGCGGTTTGCAAACTCAGATTTACATGTTTTGGAGATTTTGACAAAATCCTGGATCAGGTTGGAAAAATGCCCCTGCCTCCTTATATATTGAGAAACAGGGAAAACAAAAAGGAATATGATGATAAAAAAAATTATCAGACCGTGTATGCTTCTCAAAAAGGAGCTGTTGCAGCACCGACTGCCGGCCTGCATTTTACCCGTGAACTTCTTGAAAAGATAAAATCTAAAGGGGTTCAGGTTGTATATATTACCCTTCATGTGGGTTATGGAACCTTTATCCCGGTTCGTGTGCCGGATATTCGGGATCATAAAATGCACTCAGAGCAGTTTTTTATACCTGAGCAAACTGCCAAAGCTGTAAATAGTGCAAAAAAAAATAAAGGACGTGTCATAGCTGTAGGTACAACATCAGTCCGCACTCTGGAATATGCATCAGATGAAAACGGCAGTCTTGCACATGGGCAGGGAAACTGCGATTTGTTTATATATCCAGGATATAAATTTAAAACAGTTAATTCCATAATTACAAATTTTCATCTGCCTGAATCCACCCTGCTTATGCTGGTATCAGCTTTTGCAGGCCGGGAAAATATATTAAATGCCTATAATGAAGCTGTAAGGGCAGATTACAGGTTTTACAGCTATGGAGATGCAATGCTTATTGCATGA
- the radC gene encoding RadC family protein: MYVKEQYLEIKCLADIPADEWPREKLKAKGPKCLSDRELLAILLGKGRKGQDVFSLAGCILEMMDENGGFPDLDELQTVKGIGPVKASILVAAVEFARRRIRPEGVKISAPSDVLPLIQHYADRKQEHLLCLTLNGANEVIATRVITIGLLNRTQIHPREVFADALTDRAASIIMAHNHPSGNLSPSSEDRSITRRIKESGDVLGVQLLDHLIFTLKGFYSFKEHGEI, translated from the coding sequence ATGTACGTCAAGGAACAATATCTGGAGATCAAATGTCTGGCTGACATCCCTGCTGATGAATGGCCCAGGGAAAAATTAAAAGCCAAAGGTCCAAAATGCCTTTCTGACAGGGAGCTGCTCGCAATTTTGCTGGGTAAAGGAAGAAAAGGCCAGGATGTTTTTTCTCTTGCAGGCTGTATTCTTGAAATGATGGATGAAAACGGGGGTTTTCCTGATCTTGATGAACTTCAGACAGTTAAAGGCATAGGCCCTGTAAAAGCATCCATTCTTGTGGCAGCCGTAGAATTTGCCAGGCGAAGGATTAGACCCGAAGGTGTTAAGATTTCTGCGCCTTCGGATGTTCTCCCCTTAATTCAGCATTATGCAGACCGGAAACAGGAACATCTTCTCTGCCTTACCTTAAACGGTGCAAACGAGGTAATTGCAACCAGGGTAATTACTATTGGTCTTTTAAACAGAACCCAGATTCATCCCCGGGAGGTATTTGCAGATGCCTTGACCGACCGTGCAGCATCCATAATCATGGCTCATAATCACCCGTCAGGAAATCTTTCACCAAGCAGTGAAGACAGGAGCATTACAAGAAGAATAAAAGAATCCGGGGATGTTCTGGGGGTTCAGCTTCTGGATCACCTGATTTTTACACTCAAAGGTTTTTACAGTTTTAAGGAGCATGGGGAAATATAA
- a CDS encoding DNA integrity scanning protein DisA nucleotide-binding domain protein translates to MPSDSMQNQCIFHVFDGLKEGLSHFSQPSRVALVYAVKPDDPVRVYDPQYLLQGHEPKLKELYLDSQAWRADHSRLNNMRQFEVSNQKNLQLAGLISYGGRSRSIDYQMWFTEHHPDMCSTGPTERWLEHAVWLLSQDMANKDIPCIGTSGYVLREYATHAVRDYIVDERSSIIGWDTQIRVYPTLDAVLGISETFEEGAWPRGQLVFAEPVFISEINFIAKFPRFEQPHLKNFKHVRKLLASVEYSERKLISDAKTIIGIGIGKMPKACIFADFRGGHGFLRLNGQLVCSFFDGKFHSSTRKAKLVQVEEALLESSLESQEGNTLFKIISEIVHNAQEHRYGCTIVIDLNKIPIKTSGQHLEKPLDLRILHHIALAKALSMVDGALHIGRDLHLHGFACLLDGPAVPGEDRSRGARFNSALRFTAQHDHIIIVVVSSDRPVSVIQGGVALTAQCEWKPLYGYVAAPPTLEDYIK, encoded by the coding sequence ATGCCATCAGACTCCATGCAGAACCAGTGTATTTTTCATGTTTTTGACGGCCTGAAAGAAGGGCTTTCTCATTTTTCACAGCCAAGCCGTGTGGCTCTTGTCTATGCTGTGAAACCTGATGATCCTGTGCGTGTATATGACCCTCAATACCTTCTTCAGGGACATGAACCAAAATTAAAAGAATTATATCTTGATTCTCAAGCATGGAGAGCTGATCACAGCAGGCTTAACAACATGAGGCAGTTTGAGGTATCTAACCAGAAAAATCTGCAGCTTGCCGGACTTATATCATATGGCGGAAGATCACGTTCCATTGACTATCAAATGTGGTTTACAGAACATCATCCTGACATGTGTTCAACAGGCCCCACTGAAAGATGGCTTGAACATGCTGTGTGGCTGCTGTCTCAGGACATGGCAAATAAGGACATCCCCTGTATTGGCACATCAGGTTATGTTCTCAGGGAATATGCAACCCATGCAGTAAGGGATTATATTGTTGATGAACGAAGCAGCATCATAGGCTGGGATACCCAGATTCGTGTTTATCCTACTCTGGATGCAGTGCTGGGTATTTCAGAAACCTTTGAAGAAGGAGCATGGCCCAGGGGCCAGCTTGTATTTGCTGAACCTGTATTTATTTCTGAGATTAATTTTATTGCCAAATTTCCCAGATTTGAACAGCCTCATCTAAAAAATTTTAAACATGTCAGAAAACTGCTTGCATCAGTTGAGTATTCAGAAAGAAAACTGATTTCTGATGCAAAAACAATAATCGGTATTGGCATTGGCAAAATGCCCAAAGCATGTATTTTTGCTGATTTCAGAGGGGGACACGGTTTTCTAAGATTAAACGGACAGCTTGTATGCAGTTTTTTTGACGGCAAATTTCATTCTTCCACACGAAAAGCCAAGCTTGTCCAGGTTGAAGAAGCCCTGCTTGAATCTTCCCTTGAGTCTCAAGAAGGAAATACCCTGTTTAAAATAATCTCTGAGATAGTACACAATGCACAGGAACATCGCTATGGATGCACCATTGTTATTGACCTTAATAAAATACCCATAAAAACATCAGGCCAGCACCTGGAAAAACCCCTTGATCTGCGCATCCTGCATCATATAGCTCTTGCAAAAGCCCTGTCAATGGTTGATGGAGCGCTTCATATTGGCAGGGACCTTCATCTCCACGGTTTTGCATGTCTTCTTGACGGACCTGCTGTTCCAGGGGAAGACCGTTCCAGGGGAGCCAGGTTTAATTCAGCACTTCGTTTTACTGCACAGCATGACCATATTATTATAGTTGTTGTATCATCTGACCGGCCTGTATCAGTAATCCAGGGCGGGGTAGCACTGACAGCACAATGTGAATGGAAACCTCTTTATGGATATGTGGCAGCACCGCCGACACTTGAGGATTATATAAAATAG
- a CDS encoding NifU family protein, protein MKKRVEAALDKIRPVLQRDGGNVELVEVTENGIVKVRLQGACAGCPMSQMTLKNGIERVLKQEIPEIKSVESA, encoded by the coding sequence ATGAAAAAAAGAGTTGAGGCAGCTTTGGATAAGATCAGGCCGGTTCTTCAAAGAGACGGGGGAAATGTGGAACTTGTCGAGGTTACAGAAAATGGTATTGTTAAAGTAAGGCTTCAGGGAGCCTGTGCAGGATGTCCCATGTCCCAGATGACTTTAAAAAATGGTATTGAACGGGTATTAAAGCAGGAAATACCTGAAATAAAATCTGTTGAATCAGCTTAA